One genomic segment of Amycolatopsis sp. Hca4 includes these proteins:
- a CDS encoding acyltransferase: MNKLGWAVVATVASAVLFFFGTGLDPVPELAWVAPLPILLLAPRVPGAAAMACAFAAYLAGSAGSWSYFWHSLAVPRPAAIAILGGSALLFALSAGLFRVLVRRGHGLPAALAAPALWTAVLYGVSLLNPTGIMDTLMTTQADRPAVLRLAAVTGGWGVEYLVLFVPAAVAAALAPRVRGLARVAGLVVTAAALTGLVVWTTPPPSGPSVRVALIAMDKGPWAADVGTFEGRTTVQAYVDEIERLPGGVRAVVLPEAAFAVDQTSRPRLVDTVTEVARARNLDVVTGVIDTTPDGRFNAALAIPPSGPPVEYRKWHNGDSPNLGSGTQLAHFAGIGLMVCMDVNFADPAGEYGKAGTGLVLVPASDEDVDGWAHSRTALIRGVENGFSVAWSAARGTPMLADAQGHVLAEAHTGGSPFTVVVADVPIGPGKTPYARFGDWFAWLCGLVALTGLVVAARRPSLSPVTTNTGQL, encoded by the coding sequence GTGAACAAGCTGGGGTGGGCGGTCGTCGCGACGGTGGCGTCGGCGGTGTTGTTCTTCTTCGGCACCGGGCTGGATCCGGTGCCCGAGCTCGCCTGGGTGGCGCCCCTGCCGATCCTGCTGCTCGCGCCGCGGGTCCCCGGTGCCGCCGCGATGGCGTGCGCGTTCGCCGCCTACCTGGCCGGCAGCGCGGGCAGCTGGAGCTACTTCTGGCATTCCCTGGCCGTTCCGCGGCCCGCGGCGATCGCGATCCTCGGCGGCAGCGCACTGCTGTTCGCCCTGTCCGCCGGGCTGTTCCGGGTGCTGGTCCGCCGCGGCCACGGCTTGCCGGCAGCGCTCGCCGCGCCCGCGCTGTGGACGGCCGTGCTGTACGGCGTTTCGCTGCTCAACCCGACCGGGATCATGGACACCCTGATGACGACCCAGGCGGACCGGCCGGCCGTGCTGCGGCTCGCCGCGGTCACCGGTGGCTGGGGTGTCGAATACCTGGTCCTGTTCGTCCCGGCCGCCGTCGCCGCCGCGCTCGCCCCGCGGGTCCGCGGCCTCGCGCGGGTGGCCGGGCTGGTCGTGACGGCCGCAGCACTGACCGGGCTCGTCGTCTGGACCACGCCGCCGCCGTCCGGGCCGTCCGTGCGGGTCGCCCTGATCGCCATGGACAAGGGTCCGTGGGCGGCCGACGTCGGCACGTTCGAGGGCCGGACCACCGTCCAGGCCTATGTGGACGAAATCGAGCGGCTGCCCGGCGGTGTCCGAGCCGTCGTGCTCCCCGAGGCCGCATTCGCGGTGGACCAGACCAGCCGCCCGCGGCTCGTCGACACCGTCACCGAGGTCGCCCGGGCGCGCAACCTCGACGTCGTCACCGGTGTCATCGACACGACTCCGGACGGCCGGTTCAACGCCGCACTGGCGATCCCGCCGTCGGGTCCGCCGGTGGAATACCGCAAGTGGCACAACGGGGATTCGCCGAACCTCGGCTCCGGCACGCAGCTCGCGCACTTCGCCGGGATCGGGTTGATGGTGTGCATGGACGTCAACTTCGCCGACCCCGCCGGTGAGTACGGCAAGGCGGGCACGGGCCTGGTCCTCGTCCCGGCGTCCGACGAGGACGTCGACGGCTGGGCGCACAGCCGCACGGCGCTGATCCGCGGCGTCGAGAACGGCTTCTCGGTGGCGTGGAGCGCGGCCCGCGGGACGCCGATGCTGGCGGACGCGCAAGGACACGTGCTGGCCGAGGCCCACACCGGCGGCAGTCCGTTCACGGTGGTCGTCGCCGACGTCCCGATCGGTCCCGGCAAGACCCCCTACGCGCGCTTCGGCGACTGGTTCGCGTGGCTGTGCGGGCTGGTCGCGCTGACCGGTCTGGTGGTCGCGGCCCGCCGGCCGTCGTTGTCACCGGTCACAACGAACACCGGGCAACTCTGA
- a CDS encoding lipase, with translation MRVTNGGVKRTLAVLAAALTLGAVAPSAAEAAPDGSWNDWGCRPSAAHPEPVVLVHGLGANDTVNWFFHAPKIAAQGYCVFSLTYGTGVLGPGVGGLASMRDSAAQLGRFVDKVRAVTGAAKVDIVGHSEGSTMPAYYLKYGGGAAEVANFVGFGANYRGTTLGGLDALAKALLTTVPGLGPVLRTACGACSEYLAPSAFLDDLARGGVHVPGPAYTSIVSKYDEVVTPYTSGILAEPGTTDVVLQDFCASDASGHLSQAVDPNVTGLILHALDATYVPTCTPFTLPL, from the coding sequence ATGCGGGTCACCAACGGCGGTGTCAAGCGAACCCTGGCCGTGCTCGCCGCGGCGCTCACCCTCGGCGCGGTCGCGCCGTCGGCTGCGGAGGCGGCACCGGACGGCAGCTGGAACGACTGGGGCTGCCGCCCGTCGGCCGCGCACCCGGAGCCGGTCGTGCTGGTGCACGGCCTCGGCGCGAACGACACCGTCAACTGGTTCTTCCACGCGCCGAAGATCGCCGCGCAGGGCTACTGCGTCTTCTCCCTGACGTACGGCACGGGCGTCCTCGGGCCGGGCGTCGGCGGGCTGGCGTCCATGCGCGACAGCGCGGCGCAGCTCGGTCGGTTCGTCGACAAGGTCCGGGCCGTGACCGGCGCGGCCAAGGTCGACATCGTCGGTCACTCCGAAGGCAGCACGATGCCGGCGTACTACCTCAAGTACGGCGGCGGCGCGGCCGAAGTCGCGAACTTCGTCGGCTTCGGCGCGAACTACCGCGGCACCACGCTCGGCGGCCTCGACGCGCTGGCCAAGGCCCTCCTGACGACGGTCCCCGGCCTCGGCCCGGTGCTGCGCACGGCGTGCGGCGCGTGCTCGGAGTACCTGGCCCCGTCGGCGTTCCTGGACGACCTGGCCCGCGGCGGCGTCCACGTGCCAGGGCCGGCGTACACGAGCATCGTGAGCAAGTACGACGAGGTGGTGACGCCGTACACGAGCGGGATCCTCGCCGAGCCGGGCACGACGGACGTCGTCCTGCAGGACTTCTGCGCCTCGGACGCCTCGGGCCATCTGAGCCAGGCGGTCGACCCCAACGTCACCGGGCTGATCCTGCACGCACTGGACGCGACCTACGTGCCGACGTGCACGCCGTTCACCCTGCCACTCTGA
- the hutI gene encoding imidazolonepropionase: MAVLITGIGELTTHDPALGRLSDAALVLDGSRVAWVGPAAREPAADERVDVEGRAVLPGWVDSHTHLVFAGDRTAEFEARMAGKPYSAGGIATTVGATREASDEQLAANLRRHVDEASRQGTTCLETKTGYGLTVADEARSARIAGEVADEVTFLGAHLVPPGADAESYVDLVCGEMLDAVAGSVRWADVFCETGAFDEAQSARVLKAAAERGLGLRVHGNQLGEGPGVRLAVELGAASVDHCTHLSDADVEALAASETVATLLPACDLSTRQPLAPARRLLDAGATVALASNANPGSSYTTSMAFCVATAVLQMRMTVEEAVWAATAGGAKALRREDVGVLRPGSRADVHVLDAPSVTHLAYRPGVPLTRAVWRAGVRVAG; this comes from the coding sequence GTGGCGGTTCTGATCACGGGCATCGGCGAACTCACCACCCACGACCCGGCGCTGGGCCGTCTTTCCGACGCGGCCCTGGTGCTGGACGGCTCGCGCGTCGCCTGGGTGGGCCCCGCGGCGCGCGAGCCGGCGGCCGACGAGCGGGTCGACGTCGAAGGCCGCGCGGTGCTGCCCGGCTGGGTGGACAGCCACACCCACCTCGTCTTCGCCGGCGACCGCACCGCCGAGTTCGAGGCGCGGATGGCCGGGAAGCCCTACTCGGCGGGGGGCATCGCGACCACCGTCGGCGCGACGCGGGAGGCGTCCGACGAGCAGCTGGCGGCGAACCTGCGCCGGCACGTCGACGAAGCGTCCCGGCAGGGGACGACCTGCCTGGAGACGAAGACGGGCTACGGGCTGACCGTCGCGGACGAAGCCCGGTCCGCCCGGATCGCCGGGGAGGTGGCCGACGAGGTGACGTTCCTCGGCGCGCACCTCGTCCCGCCCGGCGCCGACGCGGAGTCCTATGTGGACCTCGTCTGCGGCGAAATGCTCGACGCGGTGGCGGGCAGCGTGCGCTGGGCGGACGTGTTCTGCGAGACCGGCGCGTTCGACGAAGCCCAGTCGGCCCGGGTGCTGAAGGCCGCGGCCGAGCGTGGGCTGGGCCTGCGCGTGCACGGCAACCAGCTGGGCGAAGGCCCCGGAGTCCGGCTGGCGGTGGAGCTGGGCGCGGCGAGCGTCGACCACTGCACCCACCTCTCGGACGCGGACGTCGAAGCCTTGGCGGCGTCCGAGACGGTCGCGACCCTGCTGCCCGCGTGCGATTTGTCGACCCGGCAGCCGCTGGCCCCGGCGCGCCGGCTGCTCGACGCGGGCGCGACGGTGGCGCTGGCCAGCAACGCCAACCCGGGCAGCTCGTACACGACGTCGATGGCCTTCTGCGTCGCGACCGCAGTGCTCCAGATGCGCATGACGGTCGAGGAAGCGGTCTGGGCCGCGACGGCGGGCGGGGCGAAAGCGTTGCGGCGCGAGGACGTGGGCGTCCTGCGGCCCGGTTCGCGGGCGGACGTCCACGTCCTCGACGCGCCTTCGGTGACCCACCTGGCCTACCGGCCGGGCGTGCCGCTGACCCGGGCGGTGTGGCGGGCCGGGGTCAGAGTGGCAGGGTGA
- a CDS encoding allantoate amidohydrolase, with the protein MTASGLLGEIDGVGRDPKRGGYSRHAFDRPEHDLREWFVERALGLGLDVETDRNGNIWAWWGPPGRNAVVTGSHLDSVPGGGAFDGPLGVVSALAAVEALQGKGFRPRRPLAVVVFAEEEGGRFGVPCLGSRLLTGTIDADKARGLRDTDGVTFAEAAAKAGVDPVRMGPDTERLDRIGHFLELHVEQGRGLIDLGSPVAVGSTVIAHGRWRFSFAGQGNHAGATLLADRADPMLPAAATVTAVRRLAAKVPDARATVGRLVPTPGGTNVIASTVDLWLDARVPGEGTPGLVAEISRAASEAAAEEGCRVEVTRESYSGDVVFDDALRRDLGGWLGAPPELPTGAGHDAAILAGFVPAGMLYVRNPTGISHSPEEFAEAGDVEAGAAALATALERLAQ; encoded by the coding sequence GTGACCGCCTCCGGGCTCCTCGGCGAAATCGACGGCGTCGGGCGCGACCCGAAGCGCGGCGGCTACTCGCGGCACGCCTTCGACCGGCCCGAGCACGACCTGCGGGAGTGGTTCGTCGAGCGCGCGCTGGGGCTCGGGCTGGACGTCGAGACCGACCGCAACGGCAACATCTGGGCCTGGTGGGGGCCGCCGGGCCGCAACGCCGTGGTCACCGGCAGCCACCTCGACTCGGTGCCCGGCGGCGGCGCGTTCGACGGCCCGCTCGGCGTGGTGAGCGCGCTGGCCGCGGTCGAAGCCTTGCAGGGCAAAGGTTTCCGGCCCCGCCGTCCGCTCGCCGTCGTGGTGTTCGCCGAGGAGGAGGGCGGCCGGTTCGGCGTGCCCTGCCTGGGTTCGCGGCTGCTCACCGGCACCATCGACGCCGACAAAGCACGCGGCCTGCGGGACACCGACGGCGTGACGTTCGCCGAGGCGGCCGCGAAGGCGGGGGTCGACCCGGTGCGGATGGGGCCGGACACCGAGCGGCTCGACCGGATCGGGCACTTCCTCGAACTGCACGTCGAGCAGGGCCGCGGGCTGATCGACCTCGGTTCGCCGGTGGCCGTCGGCAGCACCGTGATCGCGCACGGGCGGTGGCGGTTCTCCTTCGCGGGGCAGGGCAACCACGCCGGCGCGACGCTGCTGGCCGACCGCGCGGACCCGATGCTGCCTGCCGCGGCGACCGTCACCGCCGTCCGGCGGCTGGCCGCGAAGGTGCCGGATGCGCGGGCGACCGTCGGCCGGCTCGTGCCGACCCCCGGCGGGACCAACGTCATCGCGTCCACAGTGGACCTCTGGCTGGACGCGCGGGTGCCCGGCGAAGGCACCCCGGGACTGGTCGCCGAGATCAGCCGGGCCGCTTCGGAGGCGGCTGCGGAGGAAGGTTGCCGGGTCGAGGTGACCCGCGAGTCCTACTCCGGCGACGTCGTGTTCGACGACGCCCTGCGGCGTGACCTCGGCGGCTGGCTCGGCGCGCCGCCGGAGCTGCCGACCGGGGCCGGCCACGACGCGGCCATCCTCGCCGGGTTCGTCCCGGCCGGGATGCTCTACGTGCGCAACCCGACGGGAATCAGCCACTCGCCGGAGGAGTTCGCCGAGGCCGGCGACGTCGAAGCCGGTGCGGCGGCGCTGGCCACGGCCCTGGAACGGCTGGCGCAGTGA
- the hutU gene encoding urocanate hydratase: protein MSRVVRAARGTQLTAKSWQTEAALRMFHNNLDPDVAERPEDLVVYGGTGKAARNWASFDAITRELTILDVDETLLVQSGKPVGVFRTHEWAPRVLIANSNLVGDWATWPEFRRLEQQGLTMYGQMTAGSWIYIGTQGILQGTYETFAAVAKKRFGGSLKGTLTVTAGLGGMGGAQPLAVTMNDGVALVIECDPQRAHRRVETRYLDEVADDLDDAIARVTKAKQEKRPLSVGVVGNAAEVLPELLRRNVEVDIVTDQTSAHDPLSYLPKGISVDDWHDYAAKKPDEFTDRSRESMADHVEAMLGFLDRGAEVFDYGNSLRGEAKLGGCERAFDFPGFVPAYIRPLFCEGNGPFRWAALSGDPEDIAATDRAMLDLFPENESLARWIRLAGERVAFQGLPARICWLGYGERHLAGLRFNEMVASGELKAPVVIGRDHLDSGSVASPYRETEGMADGSDAIADWPLLNALVNTSSGASWVSIHHGGGVGMGRSIHAGQVSVADGTPLAAQKLERVLTNDPGMGVIRHVDAGYDRAADVAAERGVRVPMREAE, encoded by the coding sequence ATGTCCCGCGTCGTCCGTGCCGCCCGCGGCACCCAGCTCACCGCCAAGTCGTGGCAGACCGAAGCCGCGCTGCGGATGTTCCACAACAACCTCGACCCCGACGTCGCCGAGCGGCCCGAAGACCTGGTCGTCTACGGCGGCACCGGCAAGGCCGCCCGCAACTGGGCCAGCTTCGACGCGATCACCCGTGAACTGACCATTTTGGACGTCGACGAGACGCTGCTGGTGCAGTCGGGCAAGCCGGTCGGGGTGTTCCGGACGCACGAGTGGGCGCCGCGCGTGCTGATCGCGAACTCGAACCTGGTCGGCGACTGGGCGACCTGGCCGGAGTTCCGCCGCCTGGAACAGCAGGGCTTGACGATGTACGGCCAGATGACCGCGGGTTCGTGGATCTACATCGGCACCCAGGGCATCCTCCAGGGCACCTACGAGACCTTCGCCGCCGTGGCCAAGAAGAGGTTCGGCGGGTCTTTGAAAGGCACCTTGACCGTGACCGCGGGTCTCGGTGGCATGGGTGGCGCGCAGCCCCTCGCCGTGACCATGAACGACGGCGTCGCGCTGGTCATCGAGTGTGACCCGCAGCGCGCGCACCGCCGCGTCGAAACCCGCTACCTCGACGAGGTCGCCGACGACCTCGACGACGCCATCGCCCGCGTCACCAAGGCGAAGCAGGAGAAACGGCCGCTGTCGGTCGGTGTCGTCGGCAACGCCGCCGAGGTGCTGCCGGAGCTGTTGCGCCGCAACGTCGAGGTCGACATCGTCACCGACCAGACGTCGGCGCACGACCCGCTGTCCTACCTGCCCAAGGGGATCAGCGTCGACGACTGGCACGACTACGCGGCCAAGAAGCCCGACGAGTTCACCGACCGCTCGCGCGAGTCGATGGCCGACCACGTCGAGGCCATGCTCGGCTTTCTGGACCGTGGCGCCGAGGTCTTCGACTACGGCAACTCCCTGCGCGGCGAGGCCAAGCTCGGCGGCTGCGAGCGCGCGTTCGACTTCCCCGGCTTCGTGCCCGCCTACATCCGCCCGCTGTTCTGCGAGGGCAACGGCCCGTTCCGCTGGGCGGCGCTTTCGGGTGACCCCGAGGACATCGCCGCGACCGACCGCGCGATGCTGGACCTGTTCCCGGAAAACGAATCCCTTGCCCGCTGGATCCGCCTCGCCGGAGAACGTGTTGCCTTCCAGGGGCTTCCGGCGCGGATCTGCTGGCTCGGCTACGGCGAGCGGCACCTGGCCGGCCTGCGGTTCAACGAGATGGTGGCCAGCGGCGAGCTGAAGGCACCGGTCGTCATCGGCCGCGACCACCTCGACTCCGGCAGCGTGGCTTCGCCGTACCGCGAGACCGAGGGCATGGCCGACGGCTCCGACGCCATCGCCGACTGGCCGCTGCTGAACGCGCTGGTCAACACGTCGTCCGGGGCGAGCTGGGTGTCGATCCACCACGGCGGCGGCGTCGGCATGGGCCGGTCCATCCACGCGGGCCAGGTCAGCGTGGCCGACGGGACGCCGCTGGCCGCGCAGAAGCTGGAGCGGGTGCTCACCAACGACCCAGGCATGGGGGTCATCCGGCACGTCGACGCCGGCTACGACCGCGCGGCCGACGTCGCCGCCGAGCGGGGTGTGCGGGTGCCCATGCGGGAGGCCGAGTGA
- the hutH gene encoding histidine ammonia-lyase yields the protein MPEKVLLGPEPLTAAQVVDVVRGHAPVGLTDAAEKNLAATRQHIENLAHAVTPTYGVSTGFGALATRHIPVESRTALQRSLIRSHAAGAGPAVEAEVVRALMLLRLRTLASGYTGVRPGTAQTLAALLNADITPIVHEYGSLGCSGDLAPLAAVALALMGEGEVIHAGQLKPAAEALKHAGIEPVVLAEKEGLALTNGTDGMLGMLLLAAADLHRLFDIADITAAMSVEALLGTDRAFAADLQALRPHPGQAKSAARMWQALQGSKIVESHRGPDCNRVQDAYSLRCAPQVHGAARDSLTHAELVGERELMSAVDNPVVLADGRVESNGNFHGAPVAYVLDFLAIPIADVASIAERRTDRMLDKARSHGLPPFLADDPGVDSGHMIAQYTQAAVVSELKRLAVPASVDSIPSSAMQEDHVSMGWSAARKLRKAVDGLTTVLAIELLTAARALDFRAPLEPSPVTGAVRDLLRTKVAGPGPDRHLAPEIAAAEELVRSGAVLDAARLEV from the coding sequence ATGCCGGAAAAAGTGCTCCTGGGCCCGGAACCCCTGACCGCCGCCCAGGTCGTCGACGTCGTCCGCGGCCACGCGCCGGTCGGGCTCACGGACGCCGCCGAGAAGAACCTCGCCGCGACGCGCCAGCACATCGAGAACCTCGCTCACGCGGTCACGCCCACCTACGGCGTTTCGACCGGCTTCGGGGCGCTCGCCACCCGGCACATCCCGGTCGAGAGCCGGACCGCGCTGCAGCGCAGCCTGATCCGCTCGCACGCCGCCGGCGCCGGGCCCGCCGTCGAGGCCGAGGTCGTCCGCGCGCTGATGCTGCTGCGGCTGCGGACCCTCGCCAGCGGTTACACCGGCGTCCGCCCGGGCACCGCGCAAACGCTTGCGGCCCTGCTCAACGCCGACATCACCCCGATCGTCCACGAGTACGGCTCGCTCGGCTGCTCCGGCGATCTCGCGCCGCTGGCCGCCGTCGCGCTCGCGCTCATGGGCGAAGGCGAAGTGATCCACGCGGGTCAGCTGAAGCCCGCGGCGGAAGCGCTGAAGCACGCCGGGATCGAGCCGGTCGTGCTCGCCGAGAAGGAGGGCCTCGCGCTCACCAACGGCACCGACGGCATGCTCGGCATGCTCCTGCTCGCCGCCGCCGACCTGCACCGGCTGTTCGACATCGCGGACATCACCGCCGCGATGAGCGTCGAAGCTCTCCTGGGCACCGACCGCGCGTTCGCCGCCGACCTCCAGGCGCTGCGCCCGCACCCCGGGCAGGCGAAGTCCGCGGCCCGGATGTGGCAGGCGCTGCAGGGTTCGAAGATCGTCGAAAGCCACCGCGGCCCGGACTGCAACCGCGTCCAGGACGCCTACTCGCTGCGCTGTGCCCCACAGGTGCACGGCGCCGCGCGTGACAGCCTCACCCACGCCGAGCTCGTCGGCGAGCGTGAGCTGATGTCCGCTGTGGACAATCCGGTCGTCCTCGCCGACGGCCGCGTCGAGTCCAACGGCAACTTCCACGGCGCGCCGGTCGCCTACGTGCTGGACTTCCTGGCCATCCCGATCGCCGACGTCGCCAGCATCGCCGAGCGCCGCACCGACCGGATGCTCGACAAGGCGCGTTCGCACGGCCTGCCGCCGTTCCTCGCCGACGACCCCGGCGTCGACTCCGGCCACATGATCGCCCAGTACACCCAGGCCGCCGTGGTCAGCGAGCTCAAGCGGCTCGCCGTGCCGGCGTCGGTCGACTCCATCCCGAGCAGCGCGATGCAGGAGGACCACGTCTCGATGGGCTGGTCGGCCGCGCGGAAGCTGCGCAAGGCCGTCGACGGCCTGACCACCGTGCTGGCCATCGAGCTGCTCACGGCTGCCCGTGCGCTGGACTTCCGCGCGCCGCTCGAGCCGTCGCCGGTCACCGGCGCGGTGCGTGACCTGCTCCGCACGAAGGTCGCGGGCCCCGGCCCCGACCGCCACCTGGCGCCCGAGATCGCGGCCGCCGAAGAACTCGTCCGCTCCGGCGCCGTCCTCGACGCCGCCCGTCTGGAGGTCTGA
- a CDS encoding IclR family transcriptional regulator translates to MGESSEVPALRRGLAVLRLLAARPGPVTAAAIAREAGLPRSTTYHLLSELEAAGFVVHLPAERRYGLGIAAFELGSAYLRHDPLERLAGPLLRKLVDRVGHTAHLGVLHGNESLYLIKERPARPETLVTEVGVRLPGQLTASGRAILRHLPPPHVRALFPSAAAFVLRTGRGPRTLAELRRTLTAERRLGWSVEDGHVTAGFASVASPVFDHGARPLAAISVTLRHHCAAQPCPETWPDLAAEVAATAAELTTRIGGHPA, encoded by the coding sequence ATGGGCGAGAGCAGTGAGGTCCCCGCGCTGCGCCGCGGCCTGGCGGTGCTGCGCCTCCTGGCCGCGCGCCCCGGCCCGGTCACCGCGGCCGCCATCGCGCGCGAAGCGGGTCTCCCGCGCTCGACCACCTACCACCTGCTCAGCGAGCTCGAGGCCGCTGGGTTCGTCGTCCACCTGCCTGCGGAACGCCGCTACGGCCTGGGCATCGCGGCGTTCGAACTGGGCTCGGCCTACCTGCGCCACGACCCGCTGGAGCGGCTGGCCGGGCCGTTGCTGCGCAAGCTCGTCGACCGCGTCGGGCACACGGCCCACCTGGGCGTCCTGCACGGCAACGAATCGCTGTACCTGATCAAGGAGCGCCCGGCCCGCCCCGAGACGCTGGTGACGGAGGTCGGTGTCCGGCTGCCGGGCCAGCTGACCGCGTCCGGCCGGGCGATCCTGCGCCACCTGCCGCCCCCGCACGTCCGCGCGCTGTTCCCGTCGGCCGCGGCGTTCGTCCTCCGCACCGGCCGCGGCCCGCGCACGCTGGCCGAGCTGCGCCGCACCCTGACCGCGGAACGCCGCCTCGGCTGGTCGGTCGAGGACGGCCACGTCACGGCCGGCTTCGCCTCGGTGGCCAGCCCGGTCTTCGACCACGGCGCCCGCCCGCTGGCCGCGATCAGCGTGACCCTTCGCCACCACTGCGCGGCGCAGCCGTGCCCGGAGACCTGGCCGGACCTGGCGGCGGAAGTGGCCGCCACGGCCGCCGAGCTGACCACCCGCATCGGCGGCCACCCGGCGTGA
- a CDS encoding nucleotidyl transferase AbiEii/AbiGii toxin family protein — protein MIDLSASADREIALTARALVRIDAAARAAHLDYLVVGATARTILSIGLVGQPPGRSTRDVDIAVEVCSWEDFERLTGQLERHGRGVHKFLVDGVEVDVVPYGGIEREDRTILWPDDYRMNVRGLSEAAPTAETVVLPQGVTVRVPAVPALALLKLLTWRDRRNTTTRDADDLAEMISWYSSGACFDRLYEEPEVLEKNEYDPALAGAWLLGSQMTALLDGEGRRVLLQIAEDEDTLRLLAADARAPRAPQPMLALGAGIRDAAGS, from the coding sequence ATGATCGACTTGTCAGCCTCGGCCGATCGTGAGATCGCCCTTACTGCTCGTGCGTTGGTGCGCATCGACGCGGCCGCCAGGGCGGCGCATTTGGACTACCTCGTGGTCGGCGCGACGGCGCGCACGATCCTCTCGATCGGGTTGGTCGGACAGCCGCCCGGCCGCTCCACCCGGGATGTCGACATCGCTGTGGAAGTATGCAGCTGGGAGGATTTCGAGCGGCTGACCGGCCAGCTCGAACGGCATGGCCGGGGTGTGCACAAGTTCCTCGTCGACGGGGTGGAAGTCGACGTGGTGCCCTACGGCGGAATCGAGCGTGAAGACCGCACCATCCTCTGGCCGGACGACTACCGGATGAACGTCCGCGGTCTGAGCGAGGCAGCGCCGACAGCCGAAACCGTCGTCCTGCCCCAGGGGGTCACTGTCCGCGTCCCCGCAGTGCCGGCGTTGGCTCTGCTCAAGCTGCTGACTTGGCGGGATCGGCGCAATACGACCACCCGGGACGCGGACGACCTCGCCGAAATGATCTCGTGGTACTCGTCGGGCGCCTGCTTCGACCGTCTTTATGAAGAACCCGAAGTGCTGGAAAAGAACGAATACGACCCGGCGCTTGCCGGTGCCTGGCTGCTCGGGTCGCAGATGACTGCACTGCTCGACGGAGAAGGCCGCCGGGTACTGCTACAGATCGCTGAGGACGAGGATACGTTGAGACTGCTGGCCGCCGACGCGCGGGCGCCCCGGGCGCCGCAACCGATGCTTGCGCTGGGCGCGGGCATCCGAGACGCGGCCGGGAGCTGA
- a CDS encoding type IV toxin-antitoxin system AbiEi family antitoxin — MFNENEHARSLNEQNLIRVALDQVSEFGLRGEVLVVQYGEPGDARRLDAVLRLTTRSGATRTYGTEVKQRLTPELATSITLPTQLPELLVTTYVTEPVAERLRARGIDYLDTAGNAHLAWDDVLVDVRGRRNPVIPRSRTSPRAAGAFGRSGLRVVFVLLSRPDLVSRPYRVLAEASGASLGTVKAVIDELTGAGYLYAGAEGRRLARGGELLDRWSEAYSITLHGPLSLGEFSVGDLSWWRNSETEMRSMDIQVGGEAGASLIDPHLRPASLTLYVESFPAQFVGRHRMARAEGGGNVHIRERFWHLPDHDSWIVPSPLIYADLLASGDPRQREHGDRIRSSDDRLVSLGRS; from the coding sequence ATGTTCAATGAAAATGAACATGCTCGCTCGCTGAACGAGCAGAACCTCATCCGGGTGGCGCTGGATCAAGTGAGCGAGTTCGGCCTCCGTGGCGAAGTGCTCGTGGTGCAGTACGGCGAGCCCGGCGATGCGCGCCGGCTCGACGCAGTGCTGCGCCTCACGACGCGGTCAGGAGCCACCCGGACCTACGGCACCGAGGTCAAGCAACGATTGACGCCGGAACTGGCCACCAGCATCACCCTGCCCACGCAGCTCCCGGAGTTGCTGGTCACGACCTATGTCACCGAGCCGGTCGCCGAGCGGCTGCGCGCCCGGGGAATCGACTATTTGGACACGGCGGGCAATGCGCACCTGGCCTGGGACGATGTTCTGGTCGACGTCCGCGGGCGGCGCAATCCGGTCATTCCACGTTCGAGAACCTCCCCCCGGGCAGCCGGTGCCTTCGGCCGGTCGGGTCTTCGCGTGGTGTTCGTCCTCCTCAGCCGGCCGGACCTGGTGTCCCGCCCGTACCGAGTCCTGGCCGAGGCCAGCGGGGCCTCGCTGGGAACCGTGAAGGCGGTCATCGACGAGCTCACCGGGGCGGGTTACCTGTACGCCGGTGCGGAGGGCCGCCGGTTGGCGCGCGGTGGCGAATTGCTCGACCGCTGGTCGGAGGCGTACTCGATCACCCTGCACGGCCCGCTCTCGCTCGGCGAATTCTCGGTGGGCGACCTCTCGTGGTGGCGGAACTCGGAAACCGAGATGCGGTCGATGGACATCCAGGTGGGAGGCGAGGCCGGCGCCAGTCTCATAGACCCACACCTGCGGCCAGCCTCGCTCACGCTTTACGTGGAAAGTTTCCCGGCGCAGTTCGTCGGCCGGCATCGCATGGCCCGAGCGGAGGGCGGCGGGAACGTACACATCCGGGAAAGGTTCTGGCACTTGCCTGATCATGACTCCTGGATAGTGCCTTCCCCGCTGATTTATGCCGATCTGCTGGCCTCCGGAGACCCCCGCCAGCGTGAACACGGAGACCGGATTCGGAGCAGTGATGATCGACTTGTCAGCCTCGGCCGATCGTGA